A part of Longimicrobium sp. genomic DNA contains:
- a CDS encoding DUF3293 domain-containing protein: protein MSTAPAILSDTDLLEAYGRTVWTVEGPNGTLEVRLDGTSPDASLRPGGIVTAYNPASIEHDADANRAADQELLKHVRSLGVPFRRSHAHGGGDGSWDEPGFLLTGDVRPLLVELGLVFGQNAVVWIDTTGQVSLVCTRAGFAGRLPGQKIDL, encoded by the coding sequence GTGTCCACTGCACCGGCCATCTTGAGTGACACCGACCTGCTGGAGGCCTACGGCCGCACCGTCTGGACCGTCGAAGGCCCGAACGGCACGCTCGAGGTGCGCCTGGACGGAACCTCGCCCGACGCCTCGCTGCGTCCGGGGGGCATCGTCACCGCCTACAACCCGGCGTCCATCGAGCACGACGCCGACGCGAACCGCGCCGCCGACCAGGAGCTGCTGAAGCACGTCCGCTCGCTGGGCGTGCCCTTTCGCCGCAGCCACGCACACGGCGGGGGCGACGGCTCGTGGGACGAGCCCGGGTTCCTGCTGACCGGCGACGTCCGCCCGCTGCTGGTGGAGCTGGGGCTGGTGTTCGGCCAGAACGCCGTGGTATGGATCGACACCACGGGGCAGGTGTCGCTGGTGTGCACCCGGGCGGGCTTTGCCGGGCGCCTTCCGGGGCAGAAGATCGACCTCTAG
- a CDS encoding GNAT family N-acetyltransferase translates to MDVPPLHPPAPDPDPAFTPATLHDRDGRVFTVRAYTPEDRPALDRFYEAFHPKRAAQGLPPEGAARVARWLDAILPTGTHLVVESEGQLAGHAMLMPTRDDDVREYAIFLDHGVRGRGVGTQVNRFSAEVARTMDVRRLWLSVEPHNRPAVRSYQKAGFRFRAPTLYSPEVEMELDLG, encoded by the coding sequence ATGGACGTTCCCCCGCTGCATCCCCCCGCGCCGGACCCGGATCCGGCGTTTACTCCCGCCACCCTTCACGACCGGGACGGCCGCGTGTTCACAGTACGCGCCTACACCCCCGAAGACCGGCCCGCCCTGGACCGGTTCTACGAGGCCTTTCACCCCAAGCGCGCGGCGCAGGGGCTTCCGCCCGAGGGCGCGGCGCGCGTGGCGCGCTGGCTGGACGCCATTCTGCCGACGGGGACGCACCTCGTCGTCGAAAGCGAGGGCCAGCTGGCCGGCCATGCCATGCTGATGCCCACCCGCGACGACGACGTGCGCGAGTACGCCATCTTCCTGGACCACGGGGTGCGTGGACGGGGCGTGGGCACGCAGGTCAACCGCTTTTCGGCCGAGGTGGCGCGCACGATGGACGTGAGGCGCCTGTGGCTTTCGGTGGAGCCGCACAACCGCCCCGCCGTGCGCTCGTACCAGAAGGCCGGCTTCCGCTTCCGCGCGCCGACGCTGTACTCGCCGGAGGTGGAGATGGAGCTGGACCTGGGCTGA
- the deoC gene encoding deoxyribose-phosphate aldolase translates to MATLPHNRLIAVPASGPADEPEPGHDEHRNPGTALDLDWVEAVRVNRSAVERRAASLPARRTVKKQWQAAWLLRAITLMDLTTLAGDDTPGNVRRLCAKARQPVRPEILEGLGVSHLPIHTGAVCVYHSLVPTAVEALYGSGIPVAAVSTGFPAGLSPWEQRVEEIHASVEAGAAEIDIVITRAHVLTGNWQALYDEVRAFRQACGPAHLKTILATGELATLRNVHKASLVCMMAGADFIKTSTGKEAENATLPVGLTMVRAIREYRERTGHVVGFKPAGGIKTAKQSLDWMLMMKEELGTDYLRPNLFRFGASSLLNDIERQLEHHLTGRYSAAFRHPMA, encoded by the coding sequence ATGGCAACGCTACCGCACAACCGACTGATCGCCGTGCCCGCCAGCGGGCCCGCCGACGAGCCCGAGCCGGGGCACGACGAGCACCGCAACCCGGGCACGGCCCTGGACCTGGACTGGGTAGAGGCCGTCCGGGTCAACCGCAGCGCCGTGGAGCGCCGCGCCGCCTCGCTCCCCGCCCGCCGCACCGTCAAGAAGCAGTGGCAGGCGGCTTGGCTGCTGCGCGCCATCACGCTGATGGACCTGACCACGCTGGCCGGCGACGACACCCCGGGCAACGTCCGGCGCCTGTGCGCCAAGGCCCGCCAGCCCGTGCGCCCCGAAATCCTGGAGGGGCTGGGCGTTTCGCACCTGCCCATCCACACCGGCGCCGTGTGTGTGTACCACTCGCTGGTGCCCACCGCCGTCGAGGCGCTGTACGGATCGGGAATCCCCGTGGCCGCGGTGTCCACCGGCTTTCCCGCCGGCCTTTCGCCGTGGGAGCAGCGGGTAGAGGAGATCCACGCCTCGGTCGAGGCCGGGGCCGCGGAGATCGACATCGTCATCACCCGCGCCCACGTGCTCACCGGCAACTGGCAGGCGCTGTACGACGAGGTGCGCGCCTTCCGCCAGGCGTGCGGCCCCGCGCACCTGAAGACCATCCTGGCCACCGGCGAGCTGGCGACGCTCCGCAACGTGCACAAGGCCTCGCTGGTGTGCATGATGGCGGGCGCCGACTTCATCAAGACCTCCACCGGCAAGGAGGCGGAGAACGCCACCCTGCCGGTCGGCCTGACGATGGTGCGCGCCATCCGCGAATACCGCGAGCGCACCGGCCACGTGGTGGGCTTCAAGCCCGCCGGCGGCATCAAGACGGCCAAGCAGTCGCTGGACTGGATGCTGATGATGAAGGAGGAGCTGGGCACCGACTACCTGCGGCCCAACCTCTTCCGCTTCGGCGCCAGCTCGCTGCTCAACGACATCGAGCGCCAGCTGGAGCACCACCTGACGGGCCGCTACTCCGCCGCCTTCCGGCACCCGATGGCCTGA
- a CDS encoding acetoin utilization protein AcuC yields MSVPSALVWDPAVTGYRFRPDHPFNPKRLDLSISLIEALGLLDGTTCRMVAPRMATDEELLAVHSREYVDAVKRYSAGGSTEGAARYGLGTDDTPIFPGMHDITALVTGATLRAAELVMSGEVKRSFSIAGGLHHAHHDRGSGFCVYSDLAVAIAWIRREHQARVLYLDYDAHHGDGVQGIFYADPEVLTLSLHESGRYLYPGTGFVDELGEGDGYGYSLNLPLEPFTEDGSWLDIHRKLLPEVIEAYRPDVIVVQNGCDGHSLDPLTHLRASTRLYEETIRIVCEVADSVCGGRVVATGGGGYAIWQVVPRAWTLIWGGLSGQQVPNRVPREWLDRWQGEAPVLLPECVRDPGEDHAPVPRREEIEATNRRTLESLRRQALPLIRGYGLGW; encoded by the coding sequence GTGAGCGTACCCTCGGCCCTGGTGTGGGACCCGGCCGTCACCGGCTACCGCTTTCGCCCCGACCACCCGTTCAACCCCAAGCGGCTGGACCTTTCCATCTCGCTGATCGAGGCGCTGGGGCTGCTGGACGGCACCACCTGCCGGATGGTGGCGCCACGGATGGCGACCGACGAGGAACTGCTGGCCGTCCATTCGCGCGAGTACGTGGACGCCGTGAAGCGCTACAGCGCCGGCGGAAGCACGGAGGGGGCGGCGCGCTACGGGCTGGGGACGGACGACACGCCCATCTTTCCGGGGATGCACGACATCACGGCCCTGGTCACCGGCGCCACCCTGCGCGCCGCGGAGCTGGTGATGTCGGGCGAGGTGAAGCGGTCGTTCAGCATCGCGGGCGGGCTTCACCACGCGCACCACGACCGGGGATCGGGCTTCTGCGTGTACAGCGACCTGGCCGTCGCCATTGCGTGGATCCGCCGCGAGCACCAGGCGCGCGTGCTGTACCTGGACTACGACGCGCACCACGGCGACGGCGTGCAGGGGATCTTCTACGCCGACCCCGAGGTGCTCACCCTCTCGCTGCACGAGTCGGGGCGCTACCTCTACCCGGGCACCGGCTTCGTGGACGAGCTGGGCGAGGGCGACGGGTACGGCTACTCGCTGAACCTGCCACTGGAGCCCTTCACCGAGGACGGCTCCTGGCTCGACATCCACCGGAAGCTGCTCCCGGAGGTGATCGAGGCGTACCGTCCCGACGTGATCGTGGTGCAGAACGGCTGCGACGGCCACTCGCTGGACCCGCTCACGCACCTGCGCGCCAGCACCCGGCTGTACGAGGAAACCATCCGCATCGTTTGCGAGGTGGCCGATTCGGTCTGCGGGGGGCGCGTGGTAGCGACGGGCGGCGGCGGGTACGCCATCTGGCAGGTGGTGCCTCGGGCGTGGACGCTGATCTGGGGCGGCCTTTCGGGGCAGCAGGTGCCCAACCGCGTTCCCCGCGAGTGGCTGGACCGCTGGCAGGGCGAGGCGCCGGTGCTGCTTCCCGAGTGCGTGCGCGACCCGGGGGAGGACCATGCGCCGGTGCCGCGCCGCGAAGAAATCGAGGCGACCAACCGGCGCACGCTGGAGTCGCTGCGCAGGCAGGCCCTTCCGCTGATCCGCGGGTACGGCCTGGGCTGGTAG
- a CDS encoding LysM peptidoglycan-binding domain-containing protein, which translates to MHRKISTGLVVLSALGAAACTGGRPPAAPAPAPAVVQAPPPPADTLRPIGEGFGLQGTRPEAIGGDLLGTAQYDLPVVANEWVRLEVDFLVNQRKSVVAGWLRQADRYDEWVRDVFASYGIPRDLHHLGMVESGYRPTVRSHAGAVGMWQFMPATGRGMGLRIDSLVDERMDPVRATHAAARHLRQLNREFRGDWALAAAAYNAGSGRINRGLGRFNATNFWDLAQRGDLAQETRHYVPRLYAVTIIAKDPARFGYPAPSGPGERFSYDSIRVDLATPLSVLAQAGNLPVQQLVDLNPHMLRQVAPANYFVWVPAGQAAGLRQAYADSEFRRRGGFSYYRVREGDSLQRLADLSGVSQERIRSLNLSTNLDALRPGERLRLFADAARTLNARPAERVARRESRESERDSASTEGRSSRSRSSESRGERSASSDREGRSAESRNASASRSSPERSNSAERSSERSSSARRTESGESRPGRSASSTTRSDSSSGASSRNSSGSSSRNGASSSSGASSTRTGTSGTSSPSARNASSSSGASPSRTHKVEDGESLWGIARKYDVTVEAVRAANDMESESIQPGQTLRIPRASSSATASTSRPDSARRSTSTSTRASDGERRASSASSGSARTPSTGSAERRASASTSSSGERRTGSRADSSASRERRASTSASGSASGERGSSSAGSSERRSSTAASGQRANSTASSARAAESGSRSARRHHTVASGETLWSIARQYNTSVDTLRRANNLASDAQIQPGQRLAIPAAD; encoded by the coding sequence ATGCACCGGAAGATCTCCACCGGCCTCGTCGTGCTGAGCGCGCTCGGTGCCGCCGCGTGCACCGGGGGGCGCCCGCCCGCCGCGCCGGCACCCGCGCCAGCCGTCGTCCAGGCGCCGCCGCCCCCGGCCGACACGCTGCGTCCCATCGGCGAGGGGTTCGGGCTGCAGGGCACCCGTCCCGAGGCCATCGGCGGCGACCTGCTGGGCACGGCCCAGTACGACCTGCCGGTGGTGGCCAACGAGTGGGTGCGTCTGGAGGTGGACTTCCTCGTCAACCAGCGCAAGTCCGTAGTCGCCGGCTGGCTGCGGCAGGCGGACCGCTATGACGAGTGGGTGCGCGACGTCTTTGCATCGTACGGCATTCCGCGCGACCTGCACCACCTGGGGATGGTGGAAAGCGGATACCGCCCCACCGTCCGCAGCCATGCGGGCGCCGTGGGGATGTGGCAGTTCATGCCCGCGACGGGGCGGGGGATGGGCCTGCGCATCGATTCGCTCGTGGACGAGCGGATGGACCCGGTGCGCGCCACGCACGCAGCCGCGCGCCACCTGCGCCAGCTGAACCGCGAGTTCCGGGGAGACTGGGCGCTCGCCGCGGCGGCGTACAACGCGGGCTCCGGCCGCATCAACCGCGGGCTGGGCCGGTTCAATGCGACGAACTTCTGGGACCTCGCGCAGCGCGGCGACCTGGCGCAGGAAACCCGGCACTACGTTCCCCGGCTGTACGCCGTCACCATCATCGCCAAGGACCCGGCGCGCTTCGGGTATCCCGCGCCCAGCGGCCCCGGCGAGCGCTTCTCGTACGACAGCATTCGGGTAGACCTGGCCACGCCGCTTTCCGTGCTGGCCCAGGCCGGCAACCTTCCGGTGCAGCAGCTGGTGGATCTGAACCCGCACATGCTTCGGCAGGTGGCGCCCGCCAACTACTTCGTGTGGGTGCCGGCGGGGCAGGCCGCGGGCCTGCGGCAGGCCTACGCCGATTCGGAGTTCCGGCGGCGCGGCGGGTTTTCGTACTACCGCGTCCGCGAGGGCGATTCACTGCAGCGCCTTGCCGATCTTTCGGGTGTTTCGCAGGAGCGCATCCGCTCGCTGAACCTGTCCACGAACCTGGATGCCCTGCGTCCCGGCGAGCGCCTGCGCCTCTTTGCCGACGCCGCCCGCACGCTGAACGCGCGCCCCGCGGAGCGTGTGGCACGGCGCGAGAGCCGCGAGTCCGAGCGCGATTCGGCGAGCACGGAAGGCCGCTCGTCCAGGAGCCGGTCGTCGGAGAGCCGGGGCGAGCGCTCCGCCAGCTCGGATCGTGAGGGCCGCTCCGCCGAGTCGCGCAACGCGTCCGCCTCGCGCTCGTCGCCCGAACGCAGCAATTCGGCGGAGCGGAGCAGCGAGCGCTCGTCGTCGGCGCGCCGGACGGAGTCGGGCGAGTCGCGGCCGGGGCGCTCGGCCTCCTCCACGACGCGATCAGACTCGTCGTCCGGCGCCTCGTCCCGGAACTCGAGCGGATCGTCGTCGCGTAACGGTGCATCGTCGTCCAGCGGCGCGTCCTCTACGCGCACTGGGACGTCCGGCACTTCCTCGCCGTCTGCGCGTAACGCATCATCGTCCAGCGGCGCCTCGCCGAGCCGCACCCACAAGGTAGAAGACGGCGAATCGCTGTGGGGGATCGCGCGGAAGTACGACGTGACGGTGGAAGCCGTGCGCGCGGCCAATGACATGGAAAGCGAATCCATTCAGCCCGGCCAGACGCTCCGCATCCCGCGCGCATCGTCATCCGCCACCGCGAGCACGTCGCGGCCGGATTCCGCGCGGCGGTCCACCAGCACCTCCACACGTGCCTCGGACGGTGAGCGCCGCGCTTCGTCCGCCAGCAGCGGGTCCGCGCGCACGCCGTCCACCGGGTCGGCCGAGCGACGGGCTTCGGCTTCGACGTCCAGCTCCGGCGAACGCCGCACGGGTTCTCGTGCGGATTCCTCCGCCTCCAGGGAGCGCCGGGCTTCGACTTCGGCATCGGGGAGTGCTTCGGGCGAGCGCGGCTCGTCGTCGGCCGGATCGTCCGAGCGCCGTTCCTCGACGGCCGCATCCGGCCAGCGGGCGAACTCGACGGCATCGAGTGCGCGCGCGGCAGAATCGGGGAGCCGGTCCGCGCGGCGGCATCACACGGTGGCGAGCGGGGAAACGCTGTGGAGCATCGCGCGGCAGTACAACACGAGCGTGGATACCCTGCGCCGCGCCAACAACCTGGCTTCCGACGCGCAGATCCAGCCCGGACAGCGCCTGGCCATCCCCGCCGCCGACTGA
- a CDS encoding RDD family protein, with protein MARDKPSYVITPDSFSLSPAVMGLPLARPSRRLAAMLLDLLLVGILVNLGGVLLAVAAAFVAFRLAARLAPKGAGRLAGLARVGVRSFGAIVLFIVALNLWDGVGDWFRGWGDNVTVTTGPAAGAQAGVSALRVAPELVRLQNAPSEAEARRIAPQVVSGLRQAGLSEEDAGEALRDIVEDAEQPWMGAVVDDALKAGAPASVGALTLRTDSLASSYAAALAAGDTERAEQVAPLLAARLAKDTLGRMDERIDELGNELAQARRELKEHQNEGLVSRLTGFLDEMGIGFGWTGLYFTAFLALWKGQTPGKRLLGLRVVRLNGEPMTLWTGFERFGGYAAGLVTGLLGFAQVYWDRNRQMIHDKIVETVVVREQR; from the coding sequence ATGGCTCGCGACAAGCCCTCGTACGTCATCACTCCCGATTCGTTCTCGCTGAGCCCCGCCGTCATGGGGCTGCCCCTGGCGCGCCCGTCGCGACGGCTGGCGGCCATGCTGCTGGACCTGCTGCTGGTGGGCATCCTGGTGAACCTGGGCGGCGTCCTCCTGGCCGTCGCGGCCGCGTTCGTGGCGTTCCGCCTGGCGGCCCGCCTCGCGCCCAAGGGCGCGGGACGGCTGGCGGGGCTGGCGCGCGTAGGCGTCCGCTCGTTCGGCGCGATCGTGCTGTTCATCGTGGCGCTGAACCTGTGGGACGGCGTCGGCGACTGGTTTCGCGGCTGGGGCGACAACGTCACCGTCACCACGGGTCCCGCCGCCGGGGCGCAGGCCGGGGTGAGCGCCCTTCGCGTGGCCCCCGAGCTGGTGCGCCTGCAGAACGCCCCGAGCGAAGCGGAGGCCCGCCGCATCGCACCGCAGGTGGTTTCGGGGCTTCGGCAGGCCGGCCTGTCGGAGGAGGATGCCGGCGAGGCGCTGCGGGACATCGTGGAAGACGCCGAGCAGCCCTGGATGGGCGCCGTCGTGGACGACGCGCTGAAGGCCGGAGCCCCGGCCAGCGTGGGGGCGCTGACGCTGCGAACGGACTCCCTCGCAAGCAGCTACGCGGCGGCGCTCGCCGCGGGCGACACGGAACGGGCGGAGCAGGTGGCGCCCCTGCTGGCGGCGCGCCTGGCGAAGGATACGCTCGGCCGCATGGACGAGCGCATCGACGAGTTGGGGAACGAGCTGGCCCAGGCCCGGCGGGAGCTGAAGGAGCACCAGAACGAGGGATTGGTGTCGCGGCTGACGGGCTTTCTGGACGAGATGGGGATCGGGTTCGGCTGGACGGGCCTGTACTTCACCGCGTTCCTGGCGCTGTGGAAGGGGCAGACGCCCGGAAAGCGGCTACTGGGACTTCGCGTGGTGCGCCTGAACGGTGAGCCGATGACGCTGTGGACGGGCTTCGAGCGCTTCGGCGGATACGCCGCCGGGCTGGTGACCGGCCTCCTGGGCTTCGCGCAGGTGTACTGGGACCGAAATCGCCAGATGATCCACGACAAGATCGTGGAGACGGTGGTGGTGCGGGAACAGCGGTAA
- a CDS encoding CBS and ACT domain-containing protein: MLVSKRMTRDPVAVSPGQSLAEALRLTREHRIRHLPVVEGGELVGIVSDRDIRLAMPSPLAAADPASTAFVSETPVSAIMAREVITIGPWDAVEDAARLLHRHRIGALPVVDAHGRLLGILSETDVLGAFVELLGPAGASSRLEVSMPDRAGELARAMHVVGEELKVNVCSMLVPPGKHGDRRVAILHVNTIDPREVIQALESAGFEVGWPSLETDLRRAGGA, translated from the coding sequence ATGCTGGTGAGCAAGCGGATGACGCGCGACCCCGTCGCCGTCTCCCCCGGCCAGTCGCTCGCGGAGGCCCTTCGGCTTACCCGCGAGCACCGCATCCGCCACCTTCCCGTCGTGGAAGGCGGCGAGCTGGTGGGCATCGTTTCCGACCGCGACATCCGCCTGGCCATGCCCTCGCCCCTGGCCGCGGCCGACCCGGCAAGCACGGCCTTCGTGAGCGAAACGCCCGTGTCGGCCATCATGGCGCGCGAGGTGATCACCATCGGTCCCTGGGACGCAGTGGAAGACGCGGCGCGCCTGCTTCACCGCCACCGGATCGGCGCCCTGCCGGTGGTGGACGCGCACGGCCGCCTGCTGGGCATCCTCTCCGAGACCGACGTCCTGGGTGCCTTCGTGGAGCTGCTGGGCCCCGCGGGCGCGTCGTCGCGGCTGGAGGTGTCCATGCCCGACCGCGCGGGCGAGCTTGCGCGGGCCATGCACGTGGTCGGCGAGGAGCTGAAGGTGAACGTCTGCTCCATGCTCGTGCCCCCCGGCAAGCACGGCGACCGCCGCGTGGCCATCCTTCACGTGAACACCATCGACCCGCGCGAGGTGATCCAGGCGCTGGAGTCGGCGGGGTTCGAGGTGGGCTGGCCGTCGCTGGAAACGGACCTCCGCCGGGCGGGTGGCGCGTGA
- a CDS encoding TetR/AcrR family transcriptional regulator yields MNERPLTESREARRRAILDSAVRVFAEHGFFAARIRDIAAGAGVAEGTIYLYFEGKDDLLLTAFRERVNEFVSSAGAVMEAEAPFQERLARFVRLQFESIEADPPLATVLLLESRQSSKFFGGAVRPVMRLYAQAIDRLLAGGVERGEVRADAEIPFVRAMFIGALEEIELEWLLGDRSRPLAPRADHFAGTFYRGIAPAR; encoded by the coding sequence ATGAATGAGCGCCCACTCACCGAAAGCCGCGAAGCCAGGCGCCGGGCCATCCTGGACTCGGCGGTGCGCGTGTTCGCCGAGCACGGCTTTTTCGCCGCGCGCATCCGCGACATCGCGGCGGGGGCGGGGGTGGCCGAGGGAACCATCTACCTGTACTTCGAGGGCAAGGACGACCTGCTGCTGACGGCGTTCCGCGAACGGGTGAACGAGTTCGTGTCGTCGGCCGGGGCGGTGATGGAGGCCGAGGCGCCCTTCCAGGAGCGGCTGGCGCGCTTCGTTCGCCTGCAGTTCGAAAGCATCGAGGCCGATCCGCCCCTGGCCACGGTGCTGCTGCTGGAGTCCCGCCAGTCGTCCAAGTTCTTCGGCGGCGCGGTGCGTCCCGTGATGCGGCTGTACGCGCAGGCCATTGACCGGCTGCTGGCGGGCGGGGTGGAGCGCGGCGAGGTGCGCGCCGACGCCGAGATCCCCTTCGTCCGCGCGATGTTCATCGGCGCGCTCGAGGAGATCGAGCTGGAATGGCTGCTGGGCGACCGCTCGCGCCCCCTGGCGCCGCGGGCGGACCACTTCGCCGGCACCTTCTACCGGGGGATCGCCCCCGCCCGCTAG
- a CDS encoding MHYT domain-containing protein, which yields MTGTYHSALVVFSVLIAIFASYTALALAARVTAAEGRFRLAWLAGGSVALGIGIWSMHFVGMLAFHLPVPISYDVPLWLASMGVSVAASLLALWVASRARVGPGALAAAGVLMGAAISGMHYVGMAAMRIPGRIGYRPGLVAASVAIAVVASILALWLAMRWRTDDSAHGRWMKGAAAVVMGFAIAGMHYTAMAAAVFSGDGGRATVPQDHVLRTEGLAAGVIVGTLVLLTLTVAGAMVDRRMRARSAETEAVRRSEARFRSLVAASARVVFTTDARGHVVEPQAELSAYSGVPFERYGGRGWLECIHPDDRPPTEQALGEALEASRVVELEYRLCRADGQWRTMAVRAVPVFEPGGGVREWVFAAADVTERRAAERGRELLADSSRLLASSLDYETTLRTVAQLAVPALADWCAVDVLTVDGEVQRIAVEHTDPEKIRLVAQIQERWPAPRDAPHGLYHVLKTGETEFVADIPTDMLRAAAQDSEHLEAILALGLRSYLCIPLSARGRTLGALTVVYAESGRRYGSTELDVAEELARRAAVAIDNARLFGEMEDARNALEQQTAELEETQAEMEMAHDELQHAYEDLAARTMEAERARAAADEANAAKSSFLATMSHELRTPLNAIAGYAQLMEMGIHGEVTRAQAEALAKIRRNQMHLLGLINDVLNFAKLEAGQVQYQLRELPLDEVLAAVEPLVEPQIRARGLTYVYRPGDPGVTVCADRERMEQVVLNLLTNAIKFTEPGGRVEMGWEADGRTVSVHVRDTGRGIPADKLDAIFEPFVQVDPALTRIAEGTGLGLAISRDLARAMNGDLRVTSREDEGSVFTLILPRGSA from the coding sequence ATGACGGGCACGTACCACAGCGCCCTGGTGGTCTTTTCCGTTCTCATCGCCATCTTCGCGTCGTACACCGCCCTGGCCCTGGCCGCGCGCGTGACCGCCGCCGAGGGGCGCTTTCGCCTGGCGTGGCTGGCCGGCGGCAGCGTGGCATTGGGCATCGGCATCTGGAGCATGCACTTCGTGGGCATGCTGGCGTTCCATCTTCCCGTTCCCATCTCCTACGACGTTCCGCTCTGGCTGGCGTCCATGGGCGTGTCCGTGGCCGCCTCGCTGCTCGCGCTGTGGGTGGCCAGCCGCGCGCGGGTGGGCCCCGGCGCGCTGGCCGCCGCGGGGGTGCTGATGGGCGCCGCCATCTCGGGAATGCACTACGTGGGGATGGCCGCCATGCGCATTCCGGGGCGCATCGGCTACCGGCCGGGGCTGGTGGCCGCGTCCGTGGCCATCGCCGTCGTCGCGTCCATCCTGGCCCTGTGGCTGGCCATGCGCTGGCGCACGGACGATTCCGCGCACGGCCGGTGGATGAAGGGCGCGGCGGCCGTGGTGATGGGCTTCGCCATCGCGGGGATGCACTACACGGCCATGGCGGCCGCCGTGTTCTCGGGCGACGGCGGGCGGGCGACCGTTCCCCAGGACCACGTGCTGAGGACGGAGGGGCTGGCGGCCGGGGTGATCGTGGGCACGCTGGTGCTGCTGACCCTTACCGTCGCCGGCGCCATGGTGGACCGGCGGATGCGCGCCCGCTCCGCCGAAACCGAGGCGGTGCGCCGGAGCGAGGCCCGTTTCCGCTCTCTCGTCGCCGCGTCGGCGCGGGTGGTGTTCACCACCGACGCGCGGGGCCACGTCGTGGAGCCCCAGGCGGAGCTGTCGGCGTACAGCGGCGTCCCCTTCGAGCGCTACGGCGGCCGCGGCTGGCTGGAGTGCATCCATCCCGACGACCGGCCCCCGACGGAGCAGGCGCTGGGCGAGGCGCTGGAGGCGTCGCGCGTGGTGGAACTGGAGTACCGCCTGTGCCGGGCCGACGGGCAGTGGCGCACGATGGCGGTGCGCGCCGTGCCCGTGTTCGAGCCCGGCGGCGGCGTCCGCGAATGGGTGTTCGCGGCGGCGGACGTCACCGAACGGCGGGCCGCCGAGCGCGGCCGCGAGCTCCTGGCGGACTCCAGCCGGCTGCTGGCGTCGTCGCTGGACTACGAGACCACCCTGCGCACGGTGGCGCAGCTAGCCGTTCCCGCCCTGGCCGACTGGTGCGCGGTGGACGTGCTGACGGTGGATGGCGAGGTGCAGCGGATCGCGGTGGAGCACACCGATCCCGAAAAGATCCGGCTGGTCGCGCAGATCCAGGAGCGCTGGCCCGCCCCGCGCGACGCGCCCCACGGGCTGTATCACGTGCTGAAGACGGGCGAGACGGAGTTCGTGGCCGACATCCCCACCGACATGCTGCGCGCCGCGGCGCAGGACTCCGAGCACCTGGAGGCCATCCTGGCGCTGGGGCTGCGTTCGTACCTGTGCATTCCCCTCAGCGCCCGCGGCCGCACCCTGGGGGCGCTGACCGTGGTCTACGCCGAATCCGGCCGCCGCTACGGGAGCACCGAGCTGGACGTGGCGGAGGAGCTGGCCCGCCGCGCCGCCGTGGCCATCGACAACGCGCGGCTGTTCGGCGAGATGGAGGACGCGCGCAACGCGCTGGAACAGCAGACCGCCGAGCTGGAGGAGACGCAGGCGGAGATGGAGATGGCGCACGACGAGCTTCAGCACGCGTACGAAGACCTTGCCGCGCGCACCATGGAGGCCGAGCGCGCCCGCGCCGCGGCCGACGAGGCCAACGCCGCCAAGAGCTCGTTCCTGGCGACGATGAGCCACGAGCTGCGCACCCCGCTGAACGCCATCGCCGGCTACGCGCAGCTGATGGAGATGGGCATCCACGGCGAGGTGACCCGGGCGCAGGCCGAGGCGCTGGCCAAGATCCGCCGCAACCAGATGCACCTGCTGGGGCTGATCAACGACGTGCTGAACTTCGCCAAGCTCGAGGCCGGCCAGGTGCAGTACCAGCTGCGCGAGCTGCCGCTGGACGAGGTGCTGGCCGCGGTGGAGCCGCTGGTGGAGCCGCAGATCCGCGCGCGGGGCCTTACGTACGTCTACCGCCCCGGCGACCCGGGGGTGACGGTGTGCGCCGACCGCGAGCGGATGGAGCAGGTGGTGCTGAACCTGCTGACCAACGCCATCAAGTTCACCGAGCCCGGCGGGCGGGTGGAGATGGGGTGGGAGGCGGACGGGCGCACGGTGAGCGTGCACGTCCGCGACACGGGGCGGGGCATTCCGGCGGACAAGCTCGACGCCATCTTCGAGCCGTTCGTGCAGGTGGACCCGGCCCTCACCCGCATTGCCGAGGGCACCGGCCTGGGGCTGGCCATCAGCCGCGACCTTGCCCGCGCCATGAACGGCGACCTGCGCGTCACCAGCCGCGAGGACGAGGGGAGCGTGTTCACCCTCATCCTTCCGCGGGGGAGTGCGTGA